AACCAGAAAGGAAACACAGAAGCATAGAATATCTCTTCTCCAAGGGTTGTTCCAAATTTGAAGATCCAGTACCAATAGTAGTTGTGAATAACATAGTGTTGTGGATCCAAATCAGATTCTGATGATTCTCCATCACTACTGGACGTACTCACTTCTTTTACCTGTAGAATGAATAAGTGAGCAGCATATTTGGCTACGATTTATAATGCTACCTTACTTTATCGGTGGGCGTAGAATGGCCATTTGTTGTTGCACATTGGGTGGAATTTTTGAATGTTGGCGATTCTTTCCTCTCGAGACCGAAATGGCGTTGAATATTGGCGACGTGTATGGGTTCGTTCAGATACAAAATCCATTGCCAAATAAAGTTGAGCATGATTTCTGCCTTGCCGAACGGTTTTGGGCGTGACTGCGGGCCACTACAGTAAATATACAGCGAGATCCTGAACGCGCACGAACACCACTGTGGTTAATTTCGTATGTTTCGCTTGTCAGCTGTCACGGCAAACACTAGTGCCGATTTTATTAAGGCTGGCCTAGTATACCTCAAGCCGCCTACACCTCTCCAACGGTCGACCGATCCATCTTCCTTATCGTCAAAAACTTCTGTGGGCCAGGCAAAAGACAAATTAGTCGTCCTTGATGTTGACGCAGATAATCAGTCCCTTATGACTCACATGATCCGATGAGATAAAGAGCATATTAGTTAACTCTCAATCTTGTTTAGTCACAGTCCAAGTTCCAACAAGCAAGTCAAACTTGACGCGTCAATGGTTACGAAACTATTCATGGCGTCTTTAGTTAGTAGACTACCTACGCTTATTTTAAAATTGTCGGATTTCTCGCCGTTTCAAATAATGATTGAAATTTGGCAGTTACGCCGGGGAtgtcaaaatttaaaaaaaaattttagagtAGGTTGCTAGGCGATAGGTGCGTATAACAGACAGAGACATACAAACGACAACGATCCGTGCAGAAAAGATTAAACGGCATACATACGAAGCCAAAAGCTGCATTTGACACATGAGGAGTAATCTCGTCTTCCTCGGTGGCTCTGAAATTGTATCGTATTTCAGTGCTATAACGCCAATCACTTGCGATAACACTAAAGATTTAGGCGTATGTGAAATCTTGCGACATCACATAAAAGTTAGACCACTTATTTAGGCTTTGAATCAATCATTCCATTTCAGTAGGTTACCTTCGTCTGTCAATTAGTAacaagatagaaaaaaaaaaccttttctaAATACGACCTTGCAAAGTTTTGAATGGATTTGAAATCGCCATCTTTGTTGACCAAACCTGTTCATTTGTCGCTGTAATTTCGACCGTCATTCACTGTTCAGGTTTTCTAAGCAAGACGTAAGCAGATTAAGTGAAATGCTATGTTAGCAATGAACTTTTGATTTTGTCGAAAGTCTCACAGACAGCTTTTCCCTCCGTGGTAATGTTGAAATTGTTCAGAAAATGCAATCGAACATTGTCCAATAGAGCTGTAAAATCAGGAAAAGGCTTGATGAAATCATCCTTCTGAAATCCATCTGAAATGAAAAGGAATGAGCACCTTTTTTTCACGAACTATTATAAGTCTTTTTCTCTTGTAAACGATTCATtttataattaaaatttttcgttaaaacaAGTTTCAAAAAAAGGCTTTTACTGCTGTTATCTAGTCTTGACTGTTCTACAGTTACCTGCCTATTTAGTTAAACCAACCTCCTTTTACTAGcatgaaaaaaagattaaacaCAAAAGTTGTGGGAGGGTTACAGAACTTTTGGGCAACACAAAAAGATTGGCCAGCATGACGCATACTGACGCCATGTTCATTACAGCAATCATATAACGAAAATCTCAAAATCTACTGGGTAACGTTTTTTCTTTGCAATTGGGGGGTCAGATAGATAACCTAAAAGCAGTTTCCGAGCGGCAGGTGACATTTACGTGCTGTTCGTCGACAGGCATGCAGAGAATTTTTGCCTTTGACCATGGTAAATTTTATGCAAATCGAATTGAATTCAGTTTTTTAAcggtttttatttaatttgttaCTTTGCATTGTGACGTATTTTATTTGGATGCAATTTTCACCAAATTTTGGAGCTGGCGTTCAAGGTTTTCTTACAAGTGCCGACACCTATGTAACATTtcagcagaatttgaaatgttgtATCACtaccttcatttgtttttgtttttgtgtatCCTGTAAGAAAATCCTGGAAGGAGCAACGTCGATGGAATACACAAGTAGCCAATTACCGAATCAGATGTAGAGGTAGTTGAAGAGGAAGACTTTGATCGAAAATAAATGGAATGAGGAGACGTGTGGTTCTGCCAAGGTCGTccttgtttttcctttgtCACAAGGATTTCATCTCCCAACATACATTTCCTTCTTACTTTTGCAAAAATATTCGACAAATCTTCAACTTTATTTTTGGCTACCGGAAGCGCTGTATTACACAAGGCGTATACTTTGCAGAAAATGGAATACGTCAAGTTGCAAAAGCAGACTTGTACAGTAGCAAACTGGACAGCACCTGCTGCTATAAGCTGCCATATGGATCTACCAAAAATGGATgaaatcaaagaaagaaatgaaaagaggCTGTTTGTCGTCGTCTCAACCTTGAAGGCATTTTCGGATGCAGCCATATCCTTCGGTAAGAGTCAAATACTTTCAAAGATAAGATTTTTATGTATCTTGTTCGTCTTTCTGCAGACCATAATATAATAAGGCTTTATAAAAGCAAGGACGGCGGTACCGTTAAATTTCAATCCATTATAAACACTAGCCAAAAGAtgattcgttttgtttcgAGCAGTTGGTATTGATCAGACAACGCTCGTCTTTTTGTTGTTACGATCAGCCATCAGGTTGGCTGTGTTGAAGGGGAATTTCATTTTACGTGCGTCAAAAGGCGTTGTTTAGATTGAATGTCACGTGATGCCGAGTTTTAACCAATCACCGGGCAAGCATCCACTTGCATTTCCACATGTGTACAAAACAGAGTTGCCCGGGGCAACGTGGCGCGACAACtcgcctttattttttactacACTTGCCTATTTGTTTATCAGCCACTCTGCGAACAAGGCTGCTTCGTTTGCGACGTATCTCTGCCGTGCCGTGTCGTATTTTCCATCGGTTTTCAGGTAATGTTCGTATTACATCTCGATAGTGATCACCAAATCATTAAATTGACGATTGGAAACGGATTTCCTCTGTTCTAGTCGATTTTCGTCGACATGTGTGCTGGTGACGACGGCTGGTGCCACTTGTTCATGTTGTGAACCTCCACTTTCCTCCGGGCACTGGGTGAAGGTCTCACCGCCGTGAAAGTGTCTCCGCTTCATCATATACAGCAGCCATGTACAAACTATTCAACAGAGGTGGTAtggttttctctctctctaaaattatggttatctttttCTCAAATTAGTCTGAATGCTAATCTGTCTAATTATTTACTCTTGTCATGCAAAGCTGTGGAAACACCCAAAACTCTTCCACCACCCAAGGTTGCTGCTGTAGTCAACGTGGAGGAAGAGCCACCTGCGCAGCTGATCTTGCTGCCTTGCCCAATCTGCTTCCGAACATTCAAAGTAGAATCACTGGAACGACACAAGAATGTCTGCCAAAAAGTAGCCACCAAGAAGCGGAAGGTGTTTGATTCTGCCAAACAGAGACTGGAAGATTTGCCAGATGTGCCCAAAGTCAGCTTGTCAccacagcaacagcaacaaaaggTTCTGTCATCCCCTCTGGTCAGAAGGTCGATGTTGGATACATCAACTTTAAGCAAAAAAGTCCCTCCCTGGAAGGAAAAACATCTCAGTCTGATTAAAACTGTGCGACAAGCGAGGGGTGCCGACTCAAATCGATGCCCTTGCTGCGAAAGGTATACGCGAAATGACAATTTTCTAGACATTGATAAACTAATGTATATGTTTTTCGAAACATAGGAATTTCGGCGATAAGGCATTCGATAGGCATGTGGAGTGGTGCAGGGAACAGCAGTCACGGATCCCAAAATCTCCAACAAACACAGAAGCCAAAGAACGATGGGAAGCGCGTACTAAAGTGAGTCGAGTTTCTCCCCAGTCGGCCGCCTCCCAGAGGCCGGACGTGACATGAATAATTATTACGTGGCCTtgtcttatttatttatttcttttttttattcctctGCGTTTTCTAcatgttatttttgttctttctaatctcgtaaatttttctttatgcaGTACCAAGCCCCGCTATTACGTCGTTCGATTCGCTCCAAGTATTCACCTACCAGGAGCTTGTTTAGCACGTCGGGCAGTCCTGCTCCATCAGTTGATGGTCGACTGACAGCCCCAGACAGCGCCCAAAGTTTGAGCGGCAGTCGGGCGTCATTGGATTCGCGAGCTTCGTCTACGTATTCGTACCAACCGACCAGCACGTTCAGTCGCAGTTACAATAACTATAACAattacagcaacaacaataataacaataacaataatagTATCAGCAGCCAGAAGAAAAATTTGTACAATAGCAATACGTTGGGTCGGGCCAGCGGAAGTGCTTTTTTGCGCCATACCAACGACCGTCGCTCGCTTCGCGTCTCGCCTCCATCTCCGCCACCCATTCGTCGCGTTGTCGAATCGCCGCCCGTCCGGCGTGTCGTCGATCCGCCGTTGGCAGTCACTTTGACCCCTCTCAACAATAACAGGACGTCAGCGCTGAGGGCTAGTCTGCGAATGAAGAATCCGTTTACGTCTATGGCCAGTTCTTTTCAATCCAATCCCACTCCAGCGAAACCGACAGTAGCACGACAGCCGACTCTGGTTGTTCCAGCGTCTCCACCGGCAGCCAATAAACGCCCGACTGTGTTGCAATTGTTTACGTCAGCATTCAGCCGACCGAGTCCAGTAGCGCCGGCCAAGAATCGTGGTAATGCGACAACTTCGAGTCTCTCTGTTGGACAGTTGGGTCAGGGAAGGCGATCAGAACCAGAGGGTGTCGAATCGAAATTGATGACTGGCAGCTGTTACAATTATTCAGCGCCAAGTAAAATCAAACCCAGCAGGTATGTGTACACTACTGTACtgatttggttttattttttattaatcaCATTGTCGCATTAAATTTATCAACAcacttgaaaaaacaaaacaaacaaagatcTACTCCTAATCTTGGGAAGCGTTTGGTGGTTGGAACCTGTCTTCTCCCTAACAAAATCCGCCCATTAACTTACACAAAACAAGCGAGAAGGTGATTGCTTGGGAAGAGTCCTTCGCGTTCTACAGCTGTATCTTCACAACTGTTTAAATATTCGTCTGTTTACTAAACTGCGTAGGTTCGGGAGTGACAATTATAATCCATATTTGTCAGCTGAACGCCAGATGGCTGAACTCTTTGACGATCGTCCGAAAAAAGAGCAATTAACGAAAGAGCACAAAATG
This genomic interval from Daphnia magna isolate NIES linkage group LG8, ASM2063170v1.1, whole genome shotgun sequence contains the following:
- the LOC116928364 gene encoding probable serine/threonine-protein kinase nek3 isoform X1, coding for MYKLFNRGAVETPKTLPPPKVAAVVNVEEEPPAQLILLPCPICFRTFKVESLERHKNVCQKVATKKRKVFDSAKQRLEDLPDVPKVSLSPQQQQQKVLSSPLVRRSMLDTSTLSKKVPPWKEKHLSLIKTVRQARGADSNRCPCCERNFGDKAFDRHVEWCREQQSRIPKSPTNTEAKERWEARTKYQAPLLRRSIRSKYSPTRSLFSTSGSPAPSVDGRLTAPDSAQSLSGSRASLDSRASSTYSYQPTSTFSRSYNNYNNYSNNNNNNNNNSISSQKKNLYNSNTLGRASGSAFLRHTNDRRSLRVSPPSPPPIRRVVESPPVRRVVDPPLAVTLTPLNNNRTSALRASLRMKNPFTSMASSFQSNPTPAKPTVARQPTLVVPASPPAANKRPTVLQLFTSAFSRPSPVAPAKNRGNATTSSLSVGQLGQGRRSEPEGVESKLMTGSCYNYSAPSKIKPSRSTPNLGKRLVVGTCLLPNKIRPLTYTKQARRFGSDNYNPYLSAERQMAELFDDRPKKEQLTKEHKMTDDLTPTSTSSISNTSTTTNQPDDTASMEQLEQDLKSILSEISQLGQTSTHEREASWQNKKSAAMTPSVRLSTASNNPSTISPTTTSVPTVGQSMEEESKPVPKFCHSCGASYPERHTVKFCCQCGARRLYVLKKKKKTRAFSESHTFLIFLFNNSICFVYFCFNPRLLLI
- the LOC116928364 gene encoding probable serine/threonine-protein kinase nek3 isoform X3 → MYKLFNRGAVETPKTLPPPKVAAVVNVEEEPPAQLILLPCPICFRTFKVESLERHKNVCQKVATKKRKVFDSAKQRLEDLPDVPKVSLSPQQQQQKVLSSPLVRRSMLDTSTLSKKVPPWKEKHLSLIKTVRQARGADSNRCPCCERNFGDKAFDRHVEWCREQQSRIPKSPTNTEAKERWEARTKYQAPLLRRSIRSKYSPTRSLFSTSGSPAPSVDGRLTAPDSAQSLSGSRASLDSRASSTYSYQPTSTFSRSYNNYNNYSNNNNNNNNNSISSQKKNLYNSNTLGRASGSAFLRHTNDRRSLRVSPPSPPPIRRVVESPPVRRVVDPPLAVTLTPLNNNRTSALRASLRMKNPFTSMASSFQSNPTPAKPTVARQPTLVVPASPPAANKRPTVLQLFTSAFSRPSPVAPAKNRGNATTSSLSVGQLGQGRRSEPEGVESKLMTGSCYNYSAPSKIKPSRFGSDNYNPYLSAERQMAELFDDRPKKEQLTKEHKMTDDLTPTSTSSISNTSTTTNQPDDTASMEQLEQDLKSILSEISQLGQTSTHEREASWQNKKSAAMTPSVRLSTASNNPSTISPTTTSVPTVGQSMEEESKPVPKFCHSCGASYPERHTVKFCCQCGARRLYVLKKKKKTRAFSESHTFLIFLFNNSICFVYFCFNPRLLLI
- the LOC116928364 gene encoding probable serine/threonine-protein kinase nek3 isoform X2, which produces MYKLFNRAVETPKTLPPPKVAAVVNVEEEPPAQLILLPCPICFRTFKVESLERHKNVCQKVATKKRKVFDSAKQRLEDLPDVPKVSLSPQQQQQKVLSSPLVRRSMLDTSTLSKKVPPWKEKHLSLIKTVRQARGADSNRCPCCERNFGDKAFDRHVEWCREQQSRIPKSPTNTEAKERWEARTKYQAPLLRRSIRSKYSPTRSLFSTSGSPAPSVDGRLTAPDSAQSLSGSRASLDSRASSTYSYQPTSTFSRSYNNYNNYSNNNNNNNNNSISSQKKNLYNSNTLGRASGSAFLRHTNDRRSLRVSPPSPPPIRRVVESPPVRRVVDPPLAVTLTPLNNNRTSALRASLRMKNPFTSMASSFQSNPTPAKPTVARQPTLVVPASPPAANKRPTVLQLFTSAFSRPSPVAPAKNRGNATTSSLSVGQLGQGRRSEPEGVESKLMTGSCYNYSAPSKIKPSRSTPNLGKRLVVGTCLLPNKIRPLTYTKQARRFGSDNYNPYLSAERQMAELFDDRPKKEQLTKEHKMTDDLTPTSTSSISNTSTTTNQPDDTASMEQLEQDLKSILSEISQLGQTSTHEREASWQNKKSAAMTPSVRLSTASNNPSTISPTTTSVPTVGQSMEEESKPVPKFCHSCGASYPERHTVKFCCQCGARRLYVLKKKKKTRAFSESHTFLIFLFNNSICFVYFCFNPRLLLI